One Hordeum vulgare subsp. vulgare chromosome 4H, MorexV3_pseudomolecules_assembly, whole genome shotgun sequence DNA window includes the following coding sequences:
- the LOC123448783 gene encoding transcription factor TGA2.2 isoform X1 has protein sequence MADASSRTDTSIVVDTDDKNQRMENGQNGAIVPSNSSEPSDRSDRPMDQKVLRRLAQNREAARKSRLRKKAYVQQLESSKLKLASLEQELQKARQQGIFISSSGDQTHAMSGNGAMTFDLEYTRWLEEQNKQINELRTAVNAHASDSDLRLIVDGIMAHYDEIFKLKGAAAKADVFHMLSGMWKTPAERCFLWLGGFRSSELLKLLVNQLEPLTEQQLMGLSSLEQSSHQAEDALSQGMEALQQSLAETLAGSLGPSGSSGNVANYMGQMAMAMGKLGTLENFLRQADNLRQQTLHQMQRILTIRQAARALLAIHDYFSRLRALSSLWLARPRE, from the exons ATGGCTGATGCTAGTTCGAGGACTGACACATCCATAGTTGTGGACACTGACGATAAGAATCAAAGG ATGGAAAACGGACAAAATGGAGCTATCGTACCTTCTAATTCTTCTGAACCGTCTGACAGGTCCGACAGGCCTATGGACCAAAAG GTATTACGGAGGCTTGCCCAAAATCGCGAGGCAGCACGAAAAAGTCGTCTGAGGAAAAAG GCGTATGTACAACAACTTGAGAGCAGTAAGCTGAAACTTGCAAGCCTGGAACAAGAACTCCAGAAAGCTCGACAGCAG GGAATCTTCATTTCCAGTTCTGGGGATCAAACTCATGCTATGAGTGGAAATG GAGCGATGACATTTGATTTAGAATATACTCGATGGCTAGAGGAGCAAAATAAGCAGATAAATGAGCTGAGGACTGCAGTAAATGCTCATGCAAGTGATAgtgacctccgtcttattgtagaTGGGATAATGGCACATTATGACGAAATATTCAAGCTGAAGGGTGCTGCTGCAAAGGCTGATGTGTTTCATATGCTTTCAGGCATGTGGAAAACACCTGCTGAAAGGTGTTTTTTGTGGCTTGGGGGTTTTCGTTCGTCTGAGCTTCTAAAG CTCCTTGTAAATCAGCTCGAGCCTCTAACAGAGCAGCAGTTGATGGGGTTATCCAGCCTCGAGCAATCCTCACACCAGGCCGAGGATGCACTATCACAAGGAATGGAGGCATTGCAGCAATCCTTGGCTGAAACGTTGGCTGGTTCCCTTGGTCCATCAGGATCTTCAGGAAACGTGGCAAACTACATGGGTCAAATGGCTATGGCTATGGGAAAACTTGGAACTCTTGAGAATTTCCTTCGCCAG GCTGACAATCTACGGCAACAAACGTTGCATCAAATGCAAAGAATTCTGACAATACGGCAAGCTGCTCGAGCTCTCCTTGCAATACATGACTATTTTTCACGTTTGCGTGCCCTGAGTTCTCTCTGGCTTGCGAGGCCACGGGAATAA
- the LOC123448783 gene encoding transcription factor TGA2.2 isoform X2 has translation MENGQNGAIVPSNSSEPSDRSDRPMDQKVLRRLAQNREAARKSRLRKKAYVQQLESSKLKLASLEQELQKARQQGIFISSSGDQTHAMSGNGAMTFDLEYTRWLEEQNKQINELRTAVNAHASDSDLRLIVDGIMAHYDEIFKLKGAAAKADVFHMLSGMWKTPAERCFLWLGGFRSSELLKLLVNQLEPLTEQQLMGLSSLEQSSHQAEDALSQGMEALQQSLAETLAGSLGPSGSSGNVANYMGQMAMAMGKLGTLENFLRQADNLRQQTLHQMQRILTIRQAARALLAIHDYFSRLRALSSLWLARPRE, from the exons ATGGAAAACGGACAAAATGGAGCTATCGTACCTTCTAATTCTTCTGAACCGTCTGACAGGTCCGACAGGCCTATGGACCAAAAG GTATTACGGAGGCTTGCCCAAAATCGCGAGGCAGCACGAAAAAGTCGTCTGAGGAAAAAG GCGTATGTACAACAACTTGAGAGCAGTAAGCTGAAACTTGCAAGCCTGGAACAAGAACTCCAGAAAGCTCGACAGCAG GGAATCTTCATTTCCAGTTCTGGGGATCAAACTCATGCTATGAGTGGAAATG GAGCGATGACATTTGATTTAGAATATACTCGATGGCTAGAGGAGCAAAATAAGCAGATAAATGAGCTGAGGACTGCAGTAAATGCTCATGCAAGTGATAgtgacctccgtcttattgtagaTGGGATAATGGCACATTATGACGAAATATTCAAGCTGAAGGGTGCTGCTGCAAAGGCTGATGTGTTTCATATGCTTTCAGGCATGTGGAAAACACCTGCTGAAAGGTGTTTTTTGTGGCTTGGGGGTTTTCGTTCGTCTGAGCTTCTAAAG CTCCTTGTAAATCAGCTCGAGCCTCTAACAGAGCAGCAGTTGATGGGGTTATCCAGCCTCGAGCAATCCTCACACCAGGCCGAGGATGCACTATCACAAGGAATGGAGGCATTGCAGCAATCCTTGGCTGAAACGTTGGCTGGTTCCCTTGGTCCATCAGGATCTTCAGGAAACGTGGCAAACTACATGGGTCAAATGGCTATGGCTATGGGAAAACTTGGAACTCTTGAGAATTTCCTTCGCCAG GCTGACAATCTACGGCAACAAACGTTGCATCAAATGCAAAGAATTCTGACAATACGGCAAGCTGCTCGAGCTCTCCTTGCAATACATGACTATTTTTCACGTTTGCGTGCCCTGAGTTCTCTCTGGCTTGCGAGGCCACGGGAATAA